The Aureispira anguillae genome contains a region encoding:
- a CDS encoding replication-associated recombination protein A has product MANNNEPLAERMRPKSLEDYISQKHLVGKQGALTKVIQVGRIPSLILWGPPGTGKTTLATIIASTSGRPFYSLSAINAGVKDVREVIKKAQGHHGLFSPQQRPLLFIDEIHRFSKSQQDALLGAVEKGVITLIGATTENPSFEVIPALLSRCQLYILNSLEKEDLVQLLENAKTKDALLSQKEIILKEVDALLRFSGGDARKLLNVFELICTSEDTPTVTITDALVQSKVQQNIVRYDKTGEQHYDIVSAFIKSIRGSDPNATVYWLARMIEGGEDVKFIARRLIIAAAEDIGHANPTALVIANNTFQAVTTIGFPESRIVLSQCATYLAASPKSNAAYMAINNAQRLVKQTGDLPVPLHLRNAPTKLMKQLNYGKEYQYSHDYPGNFVQQEYLPEGIEGTTLYQPGNNQREQGMKNYLKHYWKDKYGY; this is encoded by the coding sequence ATGGCAAATAACAACGAACCATTAGCCGAACGCATGCGCCCAAAATCTTTGGAGGATTATATCAGCCAAAAACATTTGGTAGGTAAACAGGGAGCTTTAACCAAAGTAATTCAAGTTGGGAGAATTCCTTCTTTGATCTTGTGGGGACCACCTGGCACAGGCAAAACTACGCTAGCCACGATTATTGCAAGTACATCGGGACGACCATTCTATAGTCTATCGGCCATCAATGCAGGTGTCAAAGATGTACGAGAAGTCATCAAAAAGGCGCAGGGGCATCATGGCTTGTTTAGTCCTCAACAACGCCCCTTGCTATTTATTGACGAAATTCATCGGTTTAGTAAATCTCAACAAGATGCCTTGCTTGGAGCTGTAGAAAAAGGAGTGATAACCTTAATTGGAGCTACAACAGAAAATCCTAGCTTTGAGGTCATTCCCGCTTTATTGTCTCGCTGCCAACTCTATATTCTAAATAGCTTAGAAAAGGAAGATTTGGTGCAGTTGTTAGAAAATGCTAAAACCAAGGATGCTTTATTATCTCAAAAAGAAATCATACTAAAAGAGGTGGATGCCCTCTTACGATTTTCAGGTGGGGATGCTCGAAAATTATTAAATGTCTTTGAATTAATCTGTACTTCTGAAGATACGCCAACCGTTACCATTACAGATGCCTTGGTGCAATCAAAAGTTCAGCAAAATATTGTTCGATATGACAAAACAGGAGAACAACATTATGATATTGTTTCTGCATTCATTAAATCCATTCGAGGATCAGATCCTAATGCAACGGTTTATTGGTTGGCTAGAATGATAGAAGGAGGGGAAGATGTCAAATTTATAGCAAGAAGACTTATCATTGCTGCTGCGGAAGACATTGGGCATGCCAACCCTACCGCTTTGGTTATTGCTAACAATACATTTCAAGCCGTTACAACCATCGGTTTTCCTGAGAGTCGAATTGTTTTGTCACAATGTGCAACTTACTTGGCTGCTTCTCCCAAAAGCAATGCCGCATATATGGCTATCAATAACGCTCAACGCTTAGTCAAACAAACGGGTGACCTTCCTGTTCCACTGCATTTACGAAATGCGCCAACCAAATTAATGAAACAACTCAATTATGGCAAAGAGTATCAATACTCCCATGACTATCCTGGTAATTTTGTGCAGCAGGAATACCTGCCAGAAGGAATAGAAGGAACTACGCTTTATCAGCCAGGCAACAATCAAAGAGAACAAGGCATGAAAAATTATTTAAAACATTATTGGAAGGATAAATACGGTTATTAA
- the hutI gene encoding imidazolonepropionase has product MRTLIRNIKTLLLGDDQAPMMVKGAAMQNLPTLNNAFVWVEKDKIVDWGPMSECPVATPDQTIDATGAFVLPTWCDSHTHLVFAATREGEFIDKIQGVSYEEIARKGGGILNSAQRLQNTPQEVLLEAAYKRLMEVKNYGTGAIEIKSGYGLSLAAELKMLRVIQQLKTMTKIPIKATFLGAHALPLAYKDNRAGYLQLIIDEMLPQIAEEGLADYIDVFCEKVAFSVAETEQLMEAGARYGLKPKIHTNQFNCMGGIQASVAHQAISVDHLEVINEEEIACLLASDTMATLLPSAPFFINDHYPQARKMIDAGMAVALASDYNPGSTPSGKIPFVLSLACIKMKMLPEEAIFAATLNGAYAMEEAHRLGSISKGKLANLIITKPMDSIAYMPYAFGSDWIDKVMISGEI; this is encoded by the coding sequence ATGCGTACTTTAATTCGCAATATCAAAACGCTCTTACTTGGCGATGATCAAGCGCCAATGATGGTAAAAGGAGCTGCTATGCAAAATCTCCCAACACTAAATAATGCTTTTGTTTGGGTAGAAAAAGATAAAATTGTTGACTGGGGTCCAATGAGTGAGTGCCCTGTAGCTACACCTGACCAAACAATTGATGCAACGGGTGCCTTTGTCCTACCTACTTGGTGCGATTCTCATACACATCTGGTCTTTGCGGCCACAAGAGAAGGTGAATTTATAGATAAAATTCAAGGCGTCTCTTACGAAGAGATTGCTCGTAAAGGAGGAGGAATTCTTAATTCTGCCCAACGCCTCCAAAATACTCCTCAAGAAGTACTATTAGAAGCCGCTTATAAACGCTTAATGGAGGTCAAAAACTATGGCACAGGAGCCATTGAAATCAAAAGTGGGTATGGGCTTAGTTTGGCAGCAGAACTAAAAATGTTGCGAGTCATTCAGCAGCTCAAAACAATGACAAAAATTCCTATTAAAGCAACCTTTCTGGGGGCTCATGCTTTACCACTTGCTTACAAAGATAATAGGGCTGGTTATCTCCAACTTATTATCGATGAAATGTTACCTCAAATCGCAGAAGAGGGCTTAGCGGATTATATTGATGTTTTTTGTGAAAAAGTTGCTTTTTCGGTAGCTGAAACCGAACAACTTATGGAAGCAGGTGCTCGATATGGCTTAAAGCCTAAAATCCATACCAATCAATTTAATTGCATGGGGGGAATCCAAGCCTCTGTTGCACACCAAGCTATTTCGGTGGATCACCTAGAAGTCATCAATGAAGAAGAAATTGCTTGTTTATTAGCCTCTGACACCATGGCAACTCTGCTTCCCTCTGCTCCTTTCTTTATCAATGATCATTATCCGCAAGCTCGCAAAATGATTGATGCGGGTATGGCAGTAGCTTTAGCTAGTGATTACAATCCTGGATCGACTCCTTCAGGCAAAATTCCTTTTGTCTTATCGTTGGCTTGCATCAAGATGAAAATGTTGCCCGAAGAAGCTATTTTTGCCGCTACGCTAAATGGTGCTTATGCCATGGAAGAGGCACATCGTTTGGGATCTATCTCCAAGGGAAAGTTAGCGAATTTGATTATTACCAAACCAATGGACTCCATCGCATATATGCCTTATGCTTTTGGCTCTGACTGGATTGATAAAGTTATGATTTCAGGAGAAATTTAA
- a CDS encoding leucine-rich repeat domain-containing protein: protein MKQEYENICQLLTMDKENAKLGLEMLKGQSKELKAAILERFKPLLDAFGKSTIRSIPTILEKVAKDKLSLKERAGVWGFSPLCEKIDKIDIYGTKWKTLPATIGKLKNLESLELVDNELETLPETIKDLAALEKLNISFGPLKKIPNVLDGLTNLKVCRLAGTGNNLKNVPDSIGKLKQLEKLLLFQNSLEELPATIGDLDQLKELSVWSNKIKKLPSSIGQLKQLKSLDISANKLTELPETIANLSELEYLTIINNPLPKTPEFIGELSNLRQLKISLPFDGVNKLKQLKKLMITDKHLVSLPLALGGLESLELLDLKSEALTTIPSAILEKLPNLKLISVHYRAKISYQEIEELSKQFPSIVFHKLQFYSNGEILSNYSVSRW, encoded by the coding sequence ATGAAACAAGAATATGAAAACATTTGTCAGTTATTGACGATGGACAAAGAGAATGCAAAATTAGGCTTGGAAATGTTGAAAGGTCAATCCAAAGAATTAAAAGCAGCTATTCTTGAACGATTTAAGCCCTTGCTAGATGCTTTTGGCAAAAGTACCATTCGTTCTATCCCTACTATTTTGGAAAAAGTAGCAAAGGATAAACTTTCTTTGAAAGAAAGAGCTGGCGTTTGGGGTTTTTCTCCCTTATGTGAAAAGATCGATAAAATTGATATTTATGGTACAAAATGGAAGACACTTCCTGCTACAATAGGCAAACTCAAAAATTTAGAATCATTGGAATTGGTGGATAACGAGCTAGAGACACTTCCTGAAACTATTAAAGATCTTGCCGCTCTAGAAAAATTGAATATTTCTTTTGGTCCTCTAAAAAAGATACCCAATGTATTAGACGGTTTGACAAACCTTAAGGTATGTCGATTGGCAGGGACAGGAAATAACCTAAAAAATGTACCAGATAGTATTGGAAAATTAAAACAATTAGAGAAATTACTCCTCTTTCAAAATAGTTTAGAAGAACTTCCTGCCACAATAGGCGATTTAGATCAGCTAAAGGAATTGTCTGTATGGTCCAATAAAATAAAAAAATTACCGAGCAGTATTGGGCAACTCAAACAACTTAAATCATTAGATATTAGTGCCAATAAATTGACAGAATTGCCAGAAACAATTGCGAACCTAAGTGAGTTAGAATATTTAACGATTATCAACAATCCTTTGCCTAAAACTCCTGAATTTATAGGTGAATTAAGCAATTTGCGTCAGTTGAAAATTTCTTTGCCTTTTGATGGGGTGAATAAGCTCAAACAACTCAAAAAGCTAATGATTACCGATAAGCATTTAGTAAGCTTGCCTTTGGCGCTAGGAGGCTTAGAAAGTTTAGAATTATTGGATCTTAAAAGTGAAGCATTAACAACAATTCCTAGTGCTATTTTGGAAAAATTGCCCAATCTTAAGCTAATTAGCGTTCATTATAGAGCTAAAATTTCATATCAAGAAATAGAAGAATTATCGAAACAGTTCCCTAGCATTGTTTTTCATAAATTACAGTTTTATAGCAATGGAGAAATTTTGTCTAATTATAGCGTTTCAAGATGGTAA
- a CDS encoding YqjF family protein, translated as MKFLTAEWRKLILANYLVEPELLKPYLPMGTELDDWNGKLHLSLVGFLFLNTKVLGVPIPFYRNFEEINLRFYVRYQHGSEWRRGVVFIKEIVPKRMISWVANTIYGEHYETLPMRHVITSNAQKMELSYEAKKNQQWHKMKVEAIPQPLKIKEGSEAEFITEHFWGYTRLNDQKTAQYEVGHPTWDMYQVCNFETEGDFSQIYGEQFAFINQQPDSVFLAEGSEIFVMKGANVKA; from the coding sequence ATGAAGTTCTTGACAGCAGAATGGCGCAAATTAATCTTGGCAAATTATTTAGTAGAGCCCGAACTCTTAAAACCTTATTTGCCCATGGGGACAGAATTGGATGATTGGAATGGAAAGTTGCACCTAAGTCTTGTTGGTTTTTTATTCTTGAATACAAAGGTTTTGGGAGTACCCATTCCTTTTTATCGAAATTTTGAAGAAATAAATCTTCGATTTTATGTACGATACCAACATGGGAGCGAATGGCGTAGAGGGGTTGTCTTCATCAAAGAAATTGTTCCTAAAAGAATGATTTCTTGGGTGGCGAATACCATTTATGGAGAACATTATGAAACCTTGCCCATGCGTCATGTTATAACATCCAATGCTCAAAAAATGGAGCTGTCTTATGAGGCAAAAAAAAATCAACAGTGGCACAAAATGAAGGTAGAGGCAATTCCTCAACCGTTAAAAATAAAGGAAGGTAGTGAAGCCGAGTTTATTACGGAACATTTTTGGGGCTATACTCGACTTAACGACCAAAAAACGGCACAATACGAAGTCGGGCACCCTACGTGGGATATGTATCAGGTCTGTAATTTTGAGACAGAAGGCGATTTTTCTCAAATATATGGCGAGCAATTCGCTTTTATTAATCAACAACCTGATTCTGTATTTTTGGCAGAAGGCTCCGAAATTTTTGTTATGAAAGGAGCAAATGTTAAGGCTTGA
- the dtd gene encoding D-aminoacyl-tRNA deacylase has protein sequence MRVILQRVKEASVTIDQQVHAQIESGLLLLLGIEQADQTEDIEWLCKKILSLRIFGDAEGKMNRSVQDIEGSILVVSQFTLHANIKKGTRPSFIKAARPEIAIPLYESFVHHLEKGLGKPVGTGIFGADMKVALINDGPVTIIMDSQNRSF, from the coding sequence ATGAGAGTTATATTACAACGTGTGAAGGAAGCCTCTGTTACGATTGACCAGCAAGTTCATGCTCAAATTGAATCGGGATTACTTTTATTACTAGGTATTGAACAAGCCGACCAAACAGAGGATATTGAATGGCTGTGCAAAAAAATACTTAGCCTCCGTATTTTTGGCGATGCTGAGGGTAAAATGAATCGCTCTGTTCAAGATATTGAGGGATCTATTCTTGTCGTTAGTCAATTTACCTTACATGCCAATATCAAAAAGGGCACTCGCCCTTCTTTTATAAAAGCAGCTCGTCCTGAAATCGCCATTCCTCTTTACGAGTCATTTGTCCACCACCTAGAAAAAGGCTTAGGAAAACCAGTTGGTACAGGCATATTTGGAGCAGATATGAAAGTCGCCTTGATCAATGATGGTCCTGTCACGATTATTATGGATTCTCAAAACAGAAGTTTTTAG
- a CDS encoding ankyrin repeat domain-containing protein: MSIQKTIDAVISDNDSKVRDLKYNGELNPNAITSDGDSVLHLAIAKDSTISFILMDSGADVNYQNRAGDTSLHIAAGINVYDRIAKRLLAKGGDLNVQNKKGETPIHIAAEKSPFHVLSYLTRTKTKPNLGIKDQKGFTALHTLCCKPLDKVKHAKTLLKLGADVNSQDKAGKTALIRILETIENARISDWYSEGHNGDRYVEYKLKNGLFTYHVNKEKRSFPLKDQRYCAEKSWGPTGQTLYYDAIEIALNIIKAQPDLSIVDQEGNSPFLLACRIGEPRIIKALLKGGTATNIPNNSGELPLHAIARSGRLDAVKIFFKQVDIQDINEIDAAGWTALHHLVDTEDDLDILKFLQKKGVDPNRASIAKKESFPIGTLALNIAQAKDRINILPLLDTKKTTFSIDEIRQAALNNLGAVVEKYLKNGGDADMKDANNTTSILLSVARNDNASDKTAAMVQLLLKYGADINALQARYFNALMLCINSLYHKGARILAFDNEYMEHVKIAKILINNGIDLGQAKQGANQKALRDAAEISPEITSMIVQKLVTDYPNYKEELDHQDSDGFTALHVAARAGNVPTIQLLVEAGASINLAEDYGFIPLHEAIIAGHYDASRYLIEQGADIKHTISRGYDAYRSGDDAKAIANKSRNKKILDLF, encoded by the coding sequence ATGTCAATACAAAAAACAATAGATGCAGTAATCAGCGATAATGATAGTAAGGTAAGAGATTTGAAATATAATGGAGAACTTAACCCCAATGCCATTACTTCAGATGGCGATTCTGTATTGCATTTGGCAATAGCTAAAGACTCTACGATTTCTTTTATTTTAATGGACTCAGGAGCTGATGTTAATTATCAAAATAGAGCAGGAGATACTTCTTTGCATATTGCAGCAGGAATAAATGTTTATGATCGAATTGCAAAGAGGTTATTGGCAAAAGGAGGGGATCTGAATGTCCAAAATAAGAAAGGAGAGACCCCTATTCATATTGCCGCCGAAAAAAGCCCATTTCATGTTCTTTCTTATTTGACAAGAACCAAAACAAAACCGAATTTAGGCATAAAAGACCAAAAAGGATTTACAGCCCTTCATACGCTTTGTTGTAAGCCTTTGGATAAGGTAAAACACGCCAAAACTTTGCTAAAATTGGGAGCTGACGTTAACAGCCAAGATAAGGCAGGGAAGACGGCTTTGATTCGCATTTTAGAAACAATTGAAAATGCAAGAATATCAGACTGGTATTCAGAGGGGCATAATGGTGATCGGTATGTAGAATATAAACTTAAAAATGGTCTATTTACTTATCATGTGAACAAAGAAAAACGTTCTTTCCCTTTAAAAGATCAGCGATATTGTGCAGAGAAATCTTGGGGACCAACTGGACAAACGTTGTATTATGATGCCATTGAGATCGCATTAAATATAATAAAAGCACAACCAGATTTATCAATTGTGGATCAGGAAGGCAACAGTCCTTTTTTACTAGCTTGTAGAATAGGGGAGCCTAGAATAATAAAAGCTTTGTTGAAAGGTGGCACAGCGACGAATATCCCCAATAACAGCGGGGAACTGCCTTTGCATGCAATTGCTAGAAGTGGGCGTTTAGATGCTGTAAAAATATTTTTTAAACAGGTTGATATTCAGGATATAAATGAGATAGATGCTGCTGGGTGGACTGCTCTACATCATTTGGTGGATACAGAGGATGATTTAGATATTCTAAAATTTTTGCAAAAAAAAGGGGTAGATCCTAATCGGGCTTCAATAGCTAAAAAGGAAAGTTTTCCAATCGGTACACTCGCTCTGAATATTGCTCAAGCGAAGGATCGAATTAATATCTTACCACTGCTAGATACCAAAAAAACAACTTTTAGTATTGATGAAATAAGACAAGCCGCCCTTAATAATTTAGGAGCAGTTGTAGAAAAATACTTAAAGAATGGAGGGGATGCTGACATGAAAGATGCCAACAATACAACTTCTATTTTATTGTCAGTTGCTAGAAACGACAATGCTAGCGATAAAACCGCTGCAATGGTTCAACTCTTATTAAAATATGGTGCAGATATCAATGCCTTGCAAGCTCGTTATTTTAATGCGTTGATGCTTTGTATCAATAGTCTATACCATAAAGGGGCTCGTATTCTGGCTTTTGATAATGAGTATATGGAGCATGTGAAAATTGCCAAAATATTAATTAATAATGGGATTGATTTGGGGCAAGCAAAGCAAGGGGCAAATCAAAAAGCATTAAGAGATGCTGCTGAAATATCGCCAGAGATTACGAGTATGATTGTTCAAAAATTAGTAACAGATTATCCCAATTATAAAGAAGAATTAGATCATCAGGATAGCGATGGTTTTACTGCTTTACATGTTGCCGCTAGAGCAGGAAACGTCCCAACGATTCAACTTTTAGTAGAAGCAGGAGCTAGTATAAATCTTGCCGAGGACTATGGTTTTATTCCTTTGCACGAAGCGATTATTGCAGGGCATTATGATGCAAGTCGATATTTGATAGAGCAAGGAGCAGATATAAAGCATACGATTTCGAGAGGTTATGATGCCTATCGTTCAGGAGATGATGCCAAAGCAATTGCGAACAAATCAAGAAATAAAAAAATTCTTGATTTGTTCTAA